The DNA region AAGTATTTGATTTTGTAGATAGtacttttaatgtcattttaactcaaaccttttttttttgtcttaccaTTTTTGAATCCAATGTATCTGTGAgccagaaaaaagacaaaaattacaATTGCTACAAAAGACAATCAGATTTTTCCCACATTGtgtaatgaggaagaaaaacacctGATTCATCGCCGCAATGGCCAGTCTGTCACAACTCAGTTTGTTTTCCCTCCCTGTTTGGTTTCTGTGaatttgttgtttcttgtgtcttctgcttctgtgtgtgtggcttccctcttcagactcagactctgtctctttctccccaCGCACTACCTGACTGTTTAGATTGCTTTTTTCCTGAAGCAGCTGCCCTTGTGCTCAGCACTCTCATACCTGTGTTTACAGGCTACCTCCTTCCATTAACCTTCTGTTAAAATTTCTAAAACTAACCAGACCAAAACCGTCATATAGCCCTCTGCGTTGACAAAACATTGGGTTTTTCGTTTCGCCCcttgaaataaaacttaaaaaccGAAGTGCGAAGTCAACACGACATTCACAATgaggttatttattttaacttcaaCCTAGGTTAAAGAAGTAAAATAGCCCCGACTCTAACATGAATAATGACATTTACTATAATGattacgtttttgttttttgtttttttaccttcatTGTTCGTCTTCCATTTAAAATGGCCATCCAAGAGGACGTAGAACAAAACCTCCCAGCCGACAAAACCACCCATCACTTTCATTAGCCATTGGTCCAAGGTCCTGTCAAACAACTTGAGACCCGTAAAAATGGCCGCCACTGCACAACATCAAAAGAGCCAGTGTGAGTGTGGTATGATTTATAAAAGCATAAGACATAAAAGGATTTTTATCAAAACTTACCAGCTAAAGTTTTTATTACAAATCCATTTAAAGCATGTGACCAGTTGAAGAGAAATCTCCTGATAAGAGAATAACaatcagtttgtgttgttcagtTTCTGATTGTACTTTCTAATAGAGTTGTGCTGGTTGTTGGTTGCCTTTCAGTTAAAAATGAGCTGCAGGTCATCTCGAACTTTGTTTTAGTCGGATAGACCAACGCATGTTATGAATGTAGTATCAGGTCAGATTATGTTGTGCTAAGATTTCACTGCcaaatcatcatttttgttatttacattttaggaCTTGCTGAGTTATACACACGGGCACCTACAGTGGATGCTGTGGTCCACAGCGTAGCAGAGCCATGATGGGCTGGAAGAAGGAGAGGATCATGACCAGGCAGCCTAACACGGGATGAGCTCCCTGCAGACAGCAGTAACATGGACAGTCATTGGTATATAATGCTCATGCTGACATTATTAGACgaataataaatcaaaaacttGTCATCTTGTTAtggaaattgtgttttactttaACCCAcgctttttaattaaatatatcGATTTCTTTTCAGTTACATATTTCAGCTGCCTTGTGGTTATGGCATGGAAAAGTGATGTGATACCAAGACAGAGTGAACAGCACTTGTACTCACTCCAGACCAACCCTTGACATGTGAAAAGGAGAGGATGAAGGCAATGattgtggctgctgttgtcacACTCATTACTGCTACATGGACCTGTAGGAGCACAAACAGGAGAGAGAATGATGTTATGTAAGTCAGCTGCAAATCACTAAGCATGAAAGACGAGGCTCTCTGAGCATACTGCCTCACATACCCCACCATTATGAAGCTGATCTTTACGTTAAAATTGTCTTTCTATGGCTTATTGTTGTGTCTATGAAGTCTCACCAGAAACCAGACATCTTTTCCCCACAGGCTCTGTCCTTTGGCCACTCCTTTCAAATACCGGGCAACGATCATTCCCAGTGACCCCGTGGTCATCCAAGCTATCAGCATCAGTGCTCCTGAAAGACAGTTTGTTGTTACAGGCCTGCTAACGCTCTATTCCTTTAAAATTACAGGGCAGAGTTACATTGGCAATGTGTTTAAGAGTGGTTATGGGTATCTGCAGTGGAGAAGCAAAGGAAAAATTGTTCCATTGTTGagcatttaaagaaataaaagaaaagctgtctAAATATTTCTCAGCACTTCCTGCCCTTGCAGATGTATTACCCTGTCAGATGTTCAACCTGCTCCACTTGTGTCACGTAGGTGCACTGGGGGCGGAGCTTACCATGTGCTTTCATGATATGAGGCCATCTAGCTTTGCTGAGAGTCTGAGGTTTGAAAATGTTAATCTTCTCAGCGCTGATGAAGGTGGCTCTGTGGTGCTGGATCTGTCCTGTAAGAGACACGCTTAAAGTCATGAAGCGAACAGAGCCACCTCATCTGAACCTCAACATGTACATGTAGTACAGGTACATGATGACTGGCCGCCACCTTTCTGTAGTCCAAGAGCCAGACTGAAGTTACACTGTTAATGTACATTCAGGGGTACAACCCAAACCTCTTAAAGCTCACCCATTAAAATAATCTGTTACATTTAAAGATTCCCTGGCATGAAAAGTCGTTTTAGACTGACACCTTCATCCCTGATCACATATGAATAACTTCTTCTCCACCATTACACAAACTCTATATTACCATTCCTGCTGGGTCCGTGAACTAACATGAGATAGTAGGTTTTGTCGAAGCCGCTGGTCCTGTGAGTAGAAATACTGTTCATGGAAGTGAAAGAACAGCTGATCACCCCGTCCTGCGCTGACACTCTTACTTCAGAGACATTTCCCTGGTGGACAATCAGAAATCATGTCAGCATCAAGTTAAAATTGCAGTTCAGTCATTGcaggagcaaatgaaaaaatCCAGATATAAATCAGTCGCTTCAGAATAACTTCAGTACCAGAGGAACAGCTTGTGGAGTAGTCCGACCTGTTGAGTAGGCATGCTGCAAAGCCACCAGGCCATTACTGCCTATACCACAGATATAAATATCATCGTTTCCCTGAGGAAAGACAGAGGTAAGAACGAAAAGCAAACAATCCATCAATCCATCATCGAAAGCGCTTTTCCACCAGAGACCCAGAGGGGCTGCAGCCACTCTGAACTAGCAAGGGTGGGtttgtggaaaaataaatctgctttcacatatttttcttttcaaacagaACGATCTGGTTCACTTTTATCAAGGTGTGATTTATGAAccttgttaatttttttaaaaatccgTGCTTGTTATGTTTTTAATAACAACAGTGCTAATGTTCCTCCAAAGCCCAAAGTCTGCCAAGCTTTCAATGCTGTCGACAGGAAAGTGTAAAACTTGTACATGAACAATGGTGAATGTAATGTGAGGCAGTCACATGTATACGCatgtaatgttaaaaataagtATCTTAGGAACATTATTCTTGCTTCAAACAAGACACATTTACTGACTCAAATATTTTCCCTTCACATTACCATCAGCTGGTCATCTGACAGTCCAAATGAGACGTAGCCGTCAGACGGACCTGTCATCTCAAAGTGGACGGCGCCGCTCGACAACATCAAGGCTGACATGAAATAACAGCCAGCACTGACTGCAGGATCACAGTGTGCAGGCTGACTGAAACACACCTTGGTGACACCACACTCTGTGCTGGAAATGTTCCtctgtaagaaaaagaaaagtaaagcgttttaatcatatttatattaCTGCAAGAATAGGTTGCATCCTGATGCTCATCATTGACATTCCAATAGGAGTTGCAGAGCACCCTGGTAAACATCACTCTCTGAATTCAGTGGATTGAATTGGAATGAAAGATTCAGAATCTcaccagtggaaaaaaaaaaagaagcgaaTAGCAGCGTTTAGCACTCAATATAAATTTGTTAGATTCACATCAATTTGAAAGTAATCAGCCGGCCAGATGGGATGAACTACAGGATGTTTAAGGGGATGATAGATCTAAAGTGTCTTAAAAGCAAAAGCTCAACAGAGCTTTCAACCAGAGCATTCAatcaactttcactgtattCTGTGAAAATTGTACGCTGCACTGAGCTTGTGGCTCTGACAGCTAAGTTAATAGTTCGGTAGTTAGAGA from Echeneis naucrates chromosome 20, fEcheNa1.1, whole genome shotgun sequence includes:
- the LOC115061364 gene encoding putative ferric-chelate reductase 1 is translated as MDRMVLLLLCAAPVVRCFSSGLVTGSCVDMLPNHSGLSPQTDPAPFSVTTDHSNYTHGEEVKVHLQALGSKSFTGFLLQAREEGGQSPVGSFSLTTEAAQLLLCSQRPNSAVSHRSESVKMSIQAIWRADAKGDGKPIQFHASFVQSYKIFWVNVKSLALTFNNDSTGGSTSLPPDSTNSSNTTLPPPTTMAPNTKPPRNISSTECGVTKVCFSQPAHCDPAVSAGCYFMSALMLSSGAVHFEMTGPSDGYVSFGLSDDQLMGNDDIYICGIGSNGLVALQHAYSTGRTTPQAVPLGNVSEVRVSAQDGVISCSFTSMNSISTHRTSGFDKTYYLMLVHGPSRNGQIQHHRATFISAEKINIFKPQTLSKARWPHIMKAHGALMLIAWMTTGSLGMIVARYLKGVAKGQSLWGKDVWFLVHVAVMSVTTAATIIAFILSFSHVKGWSGGAHPVLGCLVMILSFFQPIMALLRCGPQHPLRFLFNWSHALNGFVIKTLAVAAIFTGLKLFDRTLDQWLMKVMGGFVGWEVLFYVLLDGHFKWKTNNEDTLDSKMISVDVLLMALFLLGNISFLVALLVGIGTS